The Angustibacter sp. Root456 genome segment TGTCAACGACGGGTGAAAACGGACCCCCTGGCGTCGTGTGAAAGTGGACCCCTCTCGTGGTGTGTTCAGTCGGTCGCGGCCGCCGGCGGGCGGCCGAGGTCGCGGTTCTTGAGCCGGTAGGAGTCGCCCTTGAGGGCGATGACGTCGGCGTGGTGGACGAGGCGGTCGATCATGGCGGCGGCGACGGTGTCGTCGCCGAAGACCTCGCCCCAGCGCCCGAAGGGCTTGTTCGAAGTCACGATGAGCGAGGCGCGTTCGTAGCGGGCCGAGACGAGCTGGAAGAACAGGTTCGCGGCTTCGGGTTCGAAGGGGATGTAGCCGACCTCGTCGATGACCAGCAGCGGGTAGCGGCGCAGACGGCTTAGCTCGTCCTGCAACCTGCCGTCGTGGTGGGCAGTGGCGAGCCGGTCGACCCATTCGGCCGCGGTGGCGAACAGGACCCGGTGGCCGGCTTGGCAGGCGCGGATCGCGATCCCGGTGGCGAGGTGGGTCTTGCCGGTCCCGGGCGGGCCGATCAGGACGACGT includes the following:
- the istB gene encoding IS21-like element helper ATPase IstB, producing the protein MATTKARDVTAEIAFLTRALKAPTMREAVDRLAERARTESWTHEEFLAAVLGREVAAREAHGGEGRIRAARFPARKSLEEFDYDHARGLKREQIAHLGTLDFIASRDNVVLIGPPGTGKTHLATGIAIRACQAGHRVLFATAAEWVDRLATAHHDGRLQDELSRLRRYPLLVIDEVGYIPFEPEAANLFFQLVSARYERASLIVTSNKPFGRWGEVFGDDTVAAAMIDRLVHHADVIALKGDSYRLKNRDLGRPPAAATD